Within Populus trichocarpa isolate Nisqually-1 chromosome 6, P.trichocarpa_v4.1, whole genome shotgun sequence, the genomic segment AGACCCAGACTAAAAGTAAGAATAACAACTTTGGTGAGTGCTTGCAAGATGATGTTCGTGGACATTGATGAACATGTTTTTGTACGTCCAATTGATCGAGGAATTATGGATTTAAATCAATTAGGTTGGGTGCCCTGTCCCTATGTATTCCAATTtagttataagaaaaataattatcagtCCCAGTTAATAAGAGTGGAGTGTGCACGTGGATtacagttttttaatttaattataaaattgattaatggCCCGTTCCGGCCTTGTTATCTGCTAAATTTcaatctgtctttttttttttctattttttttatcgtatgAATAGAATGATCCATCGAGGACCGCCCGGGCTAATAAGCTTCCAACCTTCTCCGTCACGTTACATgcagatatttttattttttatagataaaattataagggtttttttacatgtttctatagtttaaaaaatctaaatttaaataaaaaaaattatacatgtatataatcaaataaatcaagaactatacatgtaaataattaaataaaaaattattaataatatctaaaaataaaacttgaaaaatcaagatatagatataaatcaagatatttaatctcaaaaaaaaacatttatcttGTTGTGtttgttaaacttaaataaAGCCAGGTCAGtggaaaaataatgttattttagattatttaaaaaaacaaaaacttaagttGATCTCACCCTAACCTTAAACTTGTTCGAAATAAATTAGTTCTTATAACAACAACTACAGCCATAACAGCTGTCAAAATACCAGCCACTTGTTTAAGAGAATCTCACGTTTTGACATCAAAGaatcaaatatcattttcaagGAATATAAGAAGAAAACTTTActtaaattctcaatttatttttcttttaaatgatggGATATGCATGAAAGGGACTATAAAGGTTATGTGATGAAGTTCTCAGGTTAAATAAATTGAGACTATGTGTATAAACGAGGCAAAAATCATtagtgataattaaaaaaatcataagtgataactaaaaaaattaaaaaaatcaagaaacaaatataaattaaaatatataatcttgTATAATGGAATATTTATCTGGTTGTGCTTGCTGAATTAAtttactaaaattatttttttattcaataaaacaataatagaaataaacacttattaaattaattgaataaaataaaagacaaaagaatATGATGCAAGGTTCTTcatgttagaaatatttttttaaaaaaataaagtttatctatataaaagattaaaaaaatatagatgaatcacAATAATCTTTCAAAAAGTAAATACATACAacgccattaaaaaaaatctctattaaaaaaggattaaataagaagaaaaaaatcacaaattaaagatattaattgaaacataaatttaaaaattatttaagaaaaaagacattaaaaaatatattaattaaaaaaaagcaatattagaaagaaaaaatagttaagaCATTGTGACTTTAACTTAATtgggttcaataattttttaaaaaaaattatatatttaacctttaaaaaaaaacctaaaagaggcaaaaaaaaatagcctatGTTATCGGGCTTATGGCCCAGCATACATGGGCCATTGCAAGGGAAAGCCCAAACATATGGGTGGGATTTCGAGCTTAGGGTCGCGCTTGGgcctatttttatatatattttaaaaggacAGACGACTTGTTGTCCACctcttttctttgaaaaatatacGTTGGCGACAGTTCACCTGCTAAGACAGATGACGTGTTGTTTGCAAACCCAAATTCCGACCACCCAGCGGTGGCCACAAAATTGAGGCAGTGCATCTTTTGtccaaaaaatccaatttttaaatcatttcaacccaaaaaaacacctcattaatacatttaaaacacTCATAAACCAATACATCAACTCAAAATACTTAGAAAGAGTCAAGAAACATGAAATCAAATCGAGTTAGATTTATCTTTCTcgatttaaatttgttttttcagataACATTGAGGTTCTAAACAGTTATCATCATGCCCTCTCATCTCATGAAACCTatgtacacaaaaaaaaaccattttaatggTTGAAAATGACTTAAACGACAACTTTTCTCATTACTAGAATTTAGCAACCCATCTGTCTCTTCTCTTTCTAatcaggaaataaaaaataacatgaataaacttttgtaccaaaattaattgttttgaaatCTAAAGAGACATAAATTGtctaatttgtgttattttaaaattttaaggacctaagtatatttttcaaaaactttctgGCAGGCCACTCATGTTTGGTGTCTTTTTCATTTAAGTCCCTCTCTTTTCAATTCCATTATCAcctaagaaattaaaagcaattggacTTCAATTAGAATTAAATcactcaaaataaaactttgagggccaaaataaattattgacaaTGCACAATATATCCACAGTGTTTGGTGAGTGTGTGAACAATGTCATCTCAATAGTGTTTAGCCCATGCGTTTTGGCTTTTTAGTTAATATAGCTCGGGAACATATATATCCACTCTATTGCAGTCTTTTGCATTAGCTTATAACTAGATTGGTGATTCGTGCCATGCCACAAGCtagtcaaaaaaaatttatcacacATAAGAGATGCTTAGacgatgataatttttttaaaagaagcaagaaaagcTTGATACTCGAGAGTCATTAACTCGGCTGGATCCAATATGATCAAGTAGTTAATATTCTTATTAAATTATAGGCAATGATAGcagataaatcataaaaaaaaacatttgacaacaattaactaaaacaaatgaGCTATCAATATTATACccagaatgaaaagaaaaaaaaatgttagagaCTCACCATCACTTTATAGTGGACATTGTCCATCACAAAAAGAGCTTGCTAAGGCAATTCGAACCTAACTGCAAAATTCTGGATGATGACATAAGAAAAAGTCGCATGGTTTGCTAAACCAACGTGTCAAAAAAGCAAAtcgaacaaaacaaaataaaatgatcatcAATCTACATTCAAtaaatcaattctatttaattcaagaataaaatttatttttaaaaaataaatttaacaaagagtaacaaataaaaagacacgaggaaatctatttaaataaaataataataataaaagcaagGTCATAGAaagcttgaaaaaaaacatacttcattctctaattaaataaatattaaaagataaagttgaaaaaacatcagcttaaaaaacaccaaaacaatcCTAGGCAAACCTCATGAACCCTAGTTAATTTCTAAAGCTTACAACCTGTGAAATCTTAAACACAGgtttagtaaaaaaactaaaatccaaatcaattaaatgttgaagaattaaatcaggtaaaaaaaataccaattttgaaaatattgcaaagcaaaaaaaaaacaacaataaaaaaaaataaggatgaaatctattaggaaaaaaaattatagagggtggattaaaaaaaatcaactctaaaaattatcttagattacaaaaaatagcaattaaaaaaacaaggactaaatttgataaagcaaaaaattgaataaggatgaaatcgaaacaaaagtcaaattcaattatttcaaaaaaaaattataaccaaaagaataaggactaaatcaaaaggaaaaagaagttCAAGGGCTAACTTGAAAAATCAGGTTGTAGGGCGCAAACAccgaggaagaaagaaagaaaaaaaaaatattgtcggCAACAAACCAGAGTTCTTATTAGTGTACGGACCACATATTCATGGAAGAGAAGTCTAGACGAAGTTGAATCCATCCCGGAATGGCCTTTTGGTTGTTGGAATCAACCACATGCGTTGTTCAAAGACGGCAGAGCAGCTAACACATGTTGTGCacacatcaacaatatttttatttttaaaaaagactagACTGCTCCAccccaaaaacaacaaaaaatcaattataaaataactaaaatacccTTTGACCCTATGCTTAAGAAAATAAGCTCAAAGGGTAAGATGATCTTTTAACTActtacaaaaatgaaaaaacaaaataagccCCATTGttagttaatatattttttttaatttcaagagtAATATCTAGgcacattaaaacaaaaggataaaaaaacctctatgacaaacaaacaaattctcTTCTAAAAGctttaatgtaatttaactgtgaaaaagaaaaaatttatgtcTTGTCCCTTGCCAATTTCAAAATACTAAAATGGTCCCATTACAAAGACAATCTTACCCCCAACTATTGgcataccctttttttttttttttaaaaggtaagataataaattcattattcCCATCCACAATGCAATGTATCTAAATGAACAGTGAATTCACtatccctttaatttatttttttaaatcaactctGGTTAGACCTCTGGTTATTACTGCTACTAATCCAATCCAAAGCATAACAATCCTAGAATTAATGGCATACTTCTACATTAGAAAAGAATGAGCCTCAGGAAGCATGACTGACAATTTCTtcgaaataaaaaagaaggaaaaaaaaatctacaagaGTAACCTAAGATTATTCTACTGTACAGGACCAAAGAATTAGTAGCACTTGTACAAGGCAGCTCCAACTAACATTGCTAAACTGTTGAATACAGAAGTTATAATTCATCGGAATTAGTGTGTTTCGTTTTGGTGGGATTTTTCCATCTTCACCATCAAACACAAAGACCAACAAAGTAAAACAATTACCTCATAGTCCACTTTCACCTCCATCATCATCGCTGCCaacaccatcatcatcaaaatcagaAGAGCTGCTGGCATTAGCTTGTAGATCATGGAGGTGATTAAGAGCATCTCGTACATCAGAAACCAGGGAATTTTTTGCAGCTCTAACCACATCTATTTTCTGAACATTGATCTCCCCACTATTCTTTTTTCCCGCTGATTTTCCAGCCCGTGCATATGCTGCCTTTCTCCTAGCTTCCCTGCAGTGTAATTGGTCAATATACTTTTCATGTAAAGCCCTGTTTTTCACCTGCTTCAGTACTGGGGGACTAACAATATTTATCCCACATGAACTCAATCTTGAAAGGGGCTTTTTATGGCCAGAAGAAGATTTCTCATGGAACTTGTGAAGAAAACCCTGTTTTACTTTTGAGTGCTCGGGGGTGGAAATTTTAACAGCCAGCTGAGAATCTTGAGTAGATGGATTCATGTCAGGttcaaaaatggagaaaaagtCTGCTTCATAATCTCGGTCCATTCGATTCTGATTTTGCAATAACTCTCTAACATTTTTATGTGCGAGATGATCCTTCTGCTCACATCTCAATCTTTTACTCTTTGGGCCGGATGGATGAAGTATCTTGCTAGCAGAGAGCGAAGAGCTTTCAAGAGGTGATGAGTTTATTCTCTTAGCCCTTGATCGCCGCAAAGCTTGAGGTGGAGTCATATGATCAGAGTTTACTTTCTCAAAACAATCCTGTGCAGACTTTCCAGGAACCTGCAGTTGATTTCATGCACATGTTAGTATAAAGCTCACAATTGGTGCTCTTTCAAGCTAGAAAGAAACTGTCTGTAAATATAAAAGGACACTAATTAGCACTCCCAATCAATATAAGAGAAGACTATCCTTTGGCATTGGGAATAGAAGCCCACAATTAAGCTGTAGTAACAACTACCAAAAGTGTCCATGCATTGCTGCAGGGCATGTTTTGCCTGCTGATAAAATGCAAAACATAATTGTTGATGCTGGAGAGCTGATAAATGCAAGCATAATGGTGTATAGTGACAATAGGATTTTACAGATCATCAACTATACAATATCTGAAAAATATAGTAACAGAATGAAAGCAACGGATTATTACTGTGCTTTATAGCATCTGAATACTCGGCATCCAGATACTGACTGATTCTTGCAATGGAAGAATGTTACAGTTTAGTTTTCATTTGGGCTATTATATGAATGGACATGGTGTGTAGAAAAGCAGCTCCGAAGTTTTGTAAGCAACTGTCCATGTTATGATTGGCTATGCAGCAAAACATGagttcaagattttattaattgaaacaaatcTATGTATGAAAAGAGCAACTTAATTTGATTAGTATAGAGCATATAGATGGCTCTGTTTCTCtgcaaaaaaaaccataaaaatgtAAGGTGAAGCAGCACATTAAATACTGAATTGTGTGGTTGTGAAAATATAACAAGTTGCTTATTCATTGAGCtaacaaaaactctaaaaattatTCATGTGAATAATTTATTCATTGAGCTaacagtttatttttatttttgtacaaaGGGggggaaaacaaagaaaaaaaacaaacgaccTTAATCTCTAAATTTCTCGAGTGAAGCTCTTCAATAGTTATCATGTAGAGAAGCTTTAGCTAGTCCGAGCTCATATGGGTAATAGCAGAGGCTGCCCACCGCAATAGGTTCCATAGGGGTCCTGGATGTTGccaaaaggaaagagaaaaaaatacaaaaactagaAAGGAGTGCGCGCTCGTGCGGCGTTGTTTGTGGGAACCGAGTTCTGTATAGTTCTATTGGCATGCCATCATCATATCATCCAAAAGCTATTGTAATTGAAGCGTGCAAACTACACTCACtacctaaaataacaggaatttgAACTGAAGATGCAAGAGTtccttcaagaaaaaaaatttgcaattcCGTTTTTATGCTACCGTTTTCAAAAATCCTAAGTTACCAGGCtagtgacaaaaaaaattttgaacgGGCCCGGGTACACATGACAATGCATAGAAGAAAACGAGCGTTAAAAGGGACAGAGCTCCCAGACCACAACATCATGTCAGCAAAAATCATAACTCGTTGAAGAATTGCCTTTTGATTAACAATAAGCATATAATTTATGTTGGTAACTTGAAATAGTTGACATTCTAGGTGAAGAAGTGAACATCATTCATTGTTggttgtaaaaaatataaatgaaaaggaaatcaaaataaaaatataggtaGAATTAGATTTCAGgttaagaaaatgaataaataaataaataaatgacagGCAATGCCTAAGACACATCCAtcccaaaatcaaaattttaacttttgttgTACAAAATATTACTATCCAATCTGAAAGTTCCCATCTTGGAGTTGAACTTGTGTTTCTAAGGAAGCACAGCAAAGTAAAGGAAGGGGTACAAAAATATGAACAGAagcagaaaatagaaaaagataaaCTTTTATTACCAGCTTAGAAACCTTCTTCCAGAAATGAGGGGTAGGCTTGGTGGTAAAATAAGCTCTTTGCAAAACCATTTCTTGCTCCTTTGTCCACTCGTGAACAGCCCTTTTATTAGCTTCATctgttctctttctcttcctgttgttattattaatttcttgttcATTTGTTTCACAGACATCAATGGCACTCACTCTTGCTTTGGCTGCTTTAAATCCAAAAGTAATAACACAACTCCTGTTACTGGTTTTCATTTCCACTTCACCTTTTACTTCATTCGAAGACAAAACCCTCGTATCATCAGACTTGCAATCACTAGTCTTGTTGCTGACAAGTTGATTTGCATTTGTGCCCTGCAACAAAGAAAGCCTTAAAGATCTCCTACGAGTCGAAACCTTTTTCATTTCCACTTCACCTTTTACTTCATTCGAAGACACAACCCTCCTATCATCGGGCTTGCAATTGCTAATCTTGTTGCTGACAAGTTGATTTGCATTTGGGCTCTGCAACAAAGAAAGCCTTAAGGATCTCCTAGGAGTCGAAACCTCACGCACCCTATTGTAACGAGAGATTGGAAATTTAGTGGACCCGGAACAGGGAATGCCGCAAACTAGGGATCTTTTTTCAGTGGGATTATGTTTTTGCGGGGAAAGGCCATTGTTGTGAAAGTCTGGCTTGCGGGCACTGGAATCTTGGGGTGGTTTCAGGGTGGTGGctgaggaagaggaggaggagagttTATCTGAGTTTCTTGTCCTTCTAGGCATTATGACAAGCAGACGGTGAGTGAGCGTTTGGGCTGTAATTGTTGATTTGAGGGGGAGGAATTTGGAAGCAGCAAAGGAAGATCAATTACAAGGAACATGTTGAAGAAAGATAATAAGGATGGACCCAACTGTTGTTATTTTGGTCCATTTACTCATGGGCTTTGTTTGAAAGTTCTTAGTTAGCTGTAAGCTCCTCAAGTTCTTAGCTCGGGCCCACATCTATTATTAATGCAATTTATATATTACTAAATTGGCCTGCACtcggataaaaaaaacttttaatgtaaaaacaatTCATACGTATTTTTAAACAGtagtaaaaattttaatcataacTTGGCTTAACTAATTAACGTTAAAACCTTATAAACTGAATCATTTCCTAACatggtttcaaattaaatcacgtcaattatttta encodes:
- the LOC18100810 gene encoding uncharacterized protein LOC18100810, with amino-acid sequence MPRRTRNSDKLSSSSSSATTLKPPQDSSARKPDFHNNGLSPQKHNPTEKRSLVCGIPCSGSTKFPISRYNRVREVSTPRRSLRLSLLQSPNANQLVSNKISNCKPDDRRVVSSNEVKGEVEMKKVSTRRRSLRLSLLQGTNANQLVSNKTSDCKSDDTRVLSSNEVKGEVEMKTSNRSCVITFGFKAAKARVSAIDVCETNEQEINNNNRKRKRTDEANKRAVHEWTKEQEMVLQRAYFTTKPTPHFWKKVSKLVPGKSAQDCFEKVNSDHMTPPQALRRSRAKRINSSPLESSSLSASKILHPSGPKSKRLRCEQKDHLAHKNVRELLQNQNRMDRDYEADFFSIFEPDMNPSTQDSQLAVKISTPEHSKVKQGFLHKFHEKSSSGHKKPLSRLSSCGINIVSPPVLKQVKNRALHEKYIDQLHCREARRKAAYARAGKSAGKKNSGEINVQKIDVVRAAKNSLVSDVRDALNHLHDLQANASSSSDFDDDGVGSDDDGGESGL